A part of Schistosoma mansoni strain Puerto Rico chromosome W, complete genome genomic DNA contains:
- a CDS encoding putative ras-dva small gtpase, producing the protein MDDQEQPHAEVVFMGEAQVGKTALVQRIIKGSSYFLWDDKYEPTIEDSFVREFIVGGKLCRLRLIDTSGSYTFPAMNRLWQRRASAFVLVCARDNPSSLDRIKTILKEIQDERQENYRKSITVIVVNKSDIRESEWLVKDEDVEQLAENLKIPFSSVVTASARDNYGMIEILKVLWEQNQEAGENRILFDLLPSKSGKADERRASAFAVLFGNSSSKGVTVLHTGYNQRPRHSDAQESNNMALDTNTKFQNENSLGIAFIRKIGRLSLGGHRSNKRDKTRREPSIIKPDCNVS; encoded by the coding sequence ATGGATGATCAAGAGCAACCGCATGCAGAAGTTGTATTCATGGGAGAAGCCCAAGTGGGGAAGACAGCTTTAGTCCAACGAATAATCAAAGGGTCAAGTTATTTTTTATGGGACGATAAATATGAACCTACAATTGAAGACTCCTTCGTCAGAGAATTTATAGTTGGGGGAAAGCTATGCAGGTTGAGACTTATTGACACATCAGGAAGTTACACGTTCCCAGCAATGAACAGACTGTGGCAACGAAGAGCTTCTGCATTTGTCTTAGTGTGTGCAAGAGATAACCCATCAAGTTTAGACAGGATAAAGACGattttgaaagaaattcaagATGAAAGACAAGAAAATTACAGAAAATCAATAACAGTGATAGTTGTCAATAAGAGTGACATTAGAGAAAGTGAATGGCTGGTAAAAGATGAGGATGTTGAACAACTAGCAGAAAACTTAAAGATACCTTTTAGCTCAGTCGTCACTGCATCAGCTCGCGACAATTACGGTATGattgaaattttaaaagtaCTATGGGAACAAAATCAAGAAGCTGGAGAGAATAGAATTTTATTTGATTTGCTGCCTTCTAAGTCTGGTAAAGCTGACGAAAGAAGAGCAAGTGCATTTGCAGTACTTTTCGGAAATTCATCATCTAAGGGCGTGACAGTCCTTCACACAGGATACAATCAACGTCCTAGGCACTCTGATGCACAAGAAAGCAATAACATGGCACTTGACACAAATACTAAGTTTCAAAATGAAAATTCACTTGGAATAGCATTTATAAGAAAGATAGGGCGACTAAGTCTTGGTGGACATCGTAGTAATAAACGAGACAAAACAAGACGAGAACCTTCTATTATTAAACCAGACTGTAATGTATCTTAA
- a CDS encoding putative ras-dva small gtpase, with protein MDDQEQPHAEVVFMGEAQVGKTALVQRIIKGSSYFLWDDKYEPTIEDSFVREFIVGGKLCRLRLIDTSGSYTFPAMNRLWQRRASAFVLVCARDNPSSLDRIKTILKEIQDERQENYRKSITVIVVNKSDIRESEWLVKDEDVEQLAENLKIPFSSVVTASARDNYGMIEILKVLWEQNQEAGENRILFDLLPSKSGKADERRASAFAVLFGNSSSKGVTVLHTGYKRPRHSDAQESNNMALDTNTKFQNENSLGIAFIRKIGRLSLGGHRSNKRDKTRREPSIIKPDCNVS; from the exons ATGGATGATCAAGAGCAACCGCATGCAGAAGTTGTATTCATGGGAGAAGCCCAAGTGGGGAAGACAGCTTTAGTCCAACGAATAATCAAAGGGTCAAGTTATTTTTTATGGGACGATAAATATGAACCTACAATTGAAGACTCCTTCGTCAGAGAATTTATAGTTGGGGGAAAGCTATGCAGGTTGAGACTTATTGACACATCAGGAAGTTACACGTTCCCAGCAATGAACAGACTGTGGCAACGAAGAGCTTCTGCATTTGTCTTAGTGTGTGCAAGAGATAACCCATCAAGTTTAGACAGGATAAAGACGattttgaaagaaattcaagATGAAAGACAAGAAAATTACAGAAAATCAATAACAGTGATAGTTGTCAATAAGAGTGACATTAGAGAAAGTGAATGGCTGGTAAAAGATGAGGATGTTGAACAACTAGCAGAAAACTTAAAGATACCTTTTAGCTCAGTCGTCACTGCATCAGCTCGCGACAATTACGGTATGattgaaattttaaaagtaCTATGGGAACAAAATCAAGAAGCTGGAGAGAATAGAATTTTATTTGATTTGCTGCCTTCTAAGTCTGGTAAAGCTGACGAAAGAAGAGCAAGTGCATTTGCAGTACTTTTCGGAAATTCATCATCTAAGGGCGTGACAGTCCTTCACACAGGATACAA ACGTCCTAGGCACTCTGATGCACAAGAAAGCAATAACATGGCACTTGACACAAATACTAAGTTTCAAAATGAAAATTCACTTGGAATAGCATTTATAAGAAAGATAGGGCGACTAAGTCTTGGTGGACATCGTAGTAATAAACGAGACAAAACAAGACGAGAACCTTCTATTATTAAACCAGACTGTAATGTATCTTAA